Proteins from a single region of Drosophila biarmipes strain raj3 chromosome 3R, RU_DBia_V1.1, whole genome shotgun sequence:
- the LOC108031965 gene encoding BTB/POZ domain-containing protein KCTD12 — MPEIVELNVGGVSYTTTLATLLADKTTLLAELFGEGRDALAKDSKGRYFLDRDGVLFRYILDFLRDKALHLPEGFRERQRLLREAEHFKLTAMLDCIRAERDARPPGCITIGYRGSFQFGKDGLADVKFRKLSRILVCGRVAQCREVFGDTLNESRDPDHGGTDRYTSRFFLKHCYIEQAFDNLHDHGYRLAGSCGSGTAGSAAEPKPGVDTEENRWNHYNEFVFIRD, encoded by the coding sequence ATGCCCGAAATCGTGGAGCTGAATGTGGGCGGCGTGAGCTACACGACCACGCTGGCCACTCTGCTGGCGGACAAGACCACGCTGCTGGCCGAGCTCTTCGGCGAGGGTCGCGATGCGCTGGCCAAGGACAGCAAGGGGCGCTACTTCCTGGACCGCGACGGCGTCCTCTTCCGCTACATCCTGGACTTCCTGCGCGACAAGGCGCTGCACCTGCCCGAGGGATTCCGCGAGCGCCAGCGGCTGTTGCGCGAGGCGGAGCACTTCAAGCTGACGGCCATGCTGGACTGCATCCGCGCGGAGCGGGATGCCCGGCCGCCGGGCTGCATCACCATCGGCTACCGGGGAAGCTTCCAGTTCGGCAAGGATGGCCTGGCCGATGTCAAGTTCCGGAAGCTGTCGCGCATCCTGGTCTGCGGTCGCGTGGCCCAGTGCCGCGAGGTCTTCGGGGACACGCTGAATGAGTCGCGGGATCCCGATCATGGCGGCACGGATCGGTACACCTCTAGGTTCTTCCTGAAGCACTGCTACATCGAGCAGGCCTTCGACAATCTGCACGATCATGGCTACCGCTTGGCCGGAAGCTGCGGATCCGGAACCGCCGGCTCGGCGGCGGAACCCAAGCCGGGCGTGGACACCGAGGAGAATCGCTGGAACCACTACAACGAGTTCGTCTTCATCCGGGATTAG